ATACAAGTCCGGGAGCTTGGACCTTGAAAGTAGACGGTTCTTCAAAAAGTGAAAGGTCAGGAACCAGACTCATACTCAAAAGTCTTGAAGGATTCACAGTTCAAACAGCTATATCTTCCGGCTTCCCTGCAACAAACAATAAAGCAGAATATGAGGCGTTGATCGCACGACTAAAGCTCTCCAGGACTCTGAGGGTCCAGGACCTAAAAAtttacagcgactcccagatagtggtcaagcaaacaaatggAGAATACATAGCAAAGGACCCTACTCTTGCCAAGTACTAAGGACTTGTTCAAAGTTACTTATCCTCAATACCAAACCATCAAGTCCTTCAGATATGCCgggaagaaaatgaagaagcggaTATTTTATCCAAATTAGTCCGGAACTCATCAGATCTGGACTGCTCAGTTTACTTCGAATAACTCCCCAAACCATCTATTGAATCCGAAGAGGTCTTGGAGATCGAAAGCAACTACAGCTGGATGACTCCCTTCATCAACTACTTGGAGAAAAGAGAGCTcccagaagataaaggaaaagctCAAAGACTGAAAGCAAAAGTAGccaagttcttcctcgaagaaGGAGTACTCTACCGCATGACCTTCTCATCTCCTATCCTGAAGTGTATTGacccagaagaagcaaagtactgtTTGGCGGAAGTGCATGAAGGGATATGCGGAGACCACATGTCTGCAAAGGCCCTATCtcataagatcataagacaaggTTACTACTGGCCAACTATTCACCAGGATGCAATAGAGTTCGTCAAGAAGTGCAAGGAATGCCAGCTTTTCAGCATTGTGTCCCGGATCAGCCCAGTCTTACCATCCTTATTGACATAATGGGACCTTTCCCCGGGCcaaaggagacctcaggtacctGTTAGTCTCTATTGATTACATGACAAAATGGGTTGAGGCGAAAGCAATGAGGACAATCAATCAACAAGACTGCAAGTTTATGGACAACAtcttgatgaggttcgggataccacgagtcctagtatcagacaATGGATCCCAATTCATCGGATCAGAGTTCGAGTCCTACCTCCAGGAGCgcgggatcaagcacaaaaaatcatcagtggcatatccccaaggaaatggccaagtagAAGTAACCAACAGAATACTGCTCCAAGGAATTGAAAAAagactcaaagaaagcaaaagcaaATGGCCAGAAAAACTACCAAGTGTACTTTGGTCCTACAAGACAAGCCCCAGGACAAGCATATgagaaactccattcaaactagcTTATGGCACAGAAGCAATGTTTCCTATTGAAGTGGGATCTCCCTCTCACAGAATAATAAAATTTGAAGAAGAAGCAAACGAATAAGGACTCAGAACAAACATGGAGCTAATTGATGAGTTCCGAGACCAAGCTGTAGAAATGATGGAAAAATACAAGAAAAAAACAAGAGAGCACTTCAGTAAGAAGTCTAGAGTAAAAAACTTTCAATTTGGAGACTTAGTCCTTCGAGGCACAGAAGCATCAGATCCCACAAACACTGGAAAGCTAATGCCCAAATaggaaggaccatacaaggtcaaagaAGTCCTGAggccaggaacctacaagctcctGAACATTGATGGCTCAGAAGTCCCAAATATTTGGCATAGActaaggctaagaaaattctaccagtaggagaacaaacaaaacaaccaaaaatcttgtagccaatatggcaagcaaccaatttGTTTGTCCTTACATTTTGTATGAATGATTAATGAAAAGCATTTCCCCTTTATATTCATCAAAgctaaccactagtccggacaaaccattagtcaggactagtgcaaccattttgacttagaattaattttctgaCAAAAAAGCAACCaatagtccggacaagctattagtcaggactagagcaaccatttttacttagaattaattttctaactaaaaagccaccattagtcaggactagagcaaccatttttacttagaattaattttctaactaaaaagccaccactagtccggacaagctattagtcaggactagagcaaccatttttacttagaattaattttctaactaaaaagcaaccactagtccggacaagctattagtcaggactagagcaaccatttttacttagaattaattttctaactaaaaagcaaccactagtccggacaaagaatcagtcaggactagagcaactatttttacttagaattatttttctaactaaaaagccatcactagtccggacaagctattagtcaggaaTAGAGCAActtagaaataattttctaaggcaaaaacaaaCTATAATAGCAAAGCAAAATAACAACAATAAAAGCAAACATTGAAAAAGTAACCGGGCTAAAACAAGCCCGGAGCAAGTACGAATATTacaagaaacaaagtcatcaaaAGTCTTAAAGCAATAGCAACGTTACAAATCAGAGAAAAATCAAGGCTCCGGAGCATTAGGAGGCAAGAAGCTGGGGCAAGGACCATCGAACGGCTCCGGTTCCCCTAGTCCTAGCTCAATGTCTTCCTTCGCCTTGATAAACTCATTCACAAAGCTATCCCAATCGGCCTTCGGATCAGTCTTGATGTGTCTCTCCGCAACCAGCCAGCAACAAGCGATCTCCGGAGCACCAGCATTGGCCATAGCCTTATTATACTCCTCAGACCTTTTAAATTCAGCAATGACTTCAGCTTCCGGCCTCACAGCGGACATCTGCCTCCAGAGCTCAGCGAGTTCGGACTTAAGATcagaaacctctttctcagcaTTTTCAGCCCGGGTAGTGACATCAGTAAGGTGCTTGTTCAGTCCGGACAGAGAGGTATCCTTAACAATAATCTCATCCCAGAGCTGACCAATCTCGGAGTCCTTGTCAGCTATAGCAGTCTGAGCACCCTTAAGCTCATTATAGGCCAGAGAAGCAGATCCAACCATATAACCACCAAGCTGCAGAAAATAGAAAAACTTAGAAAACTATTCTAAGGCAAATGAACAGAAGAAACAAGAACATGAAGATAATGTACTTGACCCCAGATCTGGGAGCACTCCTTCATAGTGGCATCGAATCCGGCCAGGTTCATTTTCTTCCAATCAGCCTCAGAAGGAATATCGGCCATGAAGCGAGCAACTTTAACATCCAGCTCCGGACTGCTTGCATTCGGCTCTTCATCTTCGAAGCCCTTTCCCTTACCAGCTCCGGACCCAGAACCAGCTTCGAAATTCTCAGCCCGGGGAGGTTTAGTCCCCAGTGTCCGGAGCCTCTTCTTTTTTCTTCCAGACTCAATACCCGGAACTTCCCCAATAGGCCCAAGATCCTCAAGGTTCTCAAACTCATCCCCAACCTCAAGATCAACATTCCTCTCCGGAACCCTCTCAGTAGCATCAACCTCCGGCCTTGAAACGGCGTTGCTCTGGGATCCCTCCTCCACAGAAGCATTAGATCCGGACCCAGCAACAGTAGCTTTCTCCGGCAACTTGAAAGCTTTGCCCAAACCCTTCAGTGCATCACTATAGGCCGAAGACGACATATCCGGATTATAAAGCGGTAAGCCTGCAAAAGAACAAAGCAAAAACACAAGCCAAAAACAATGAAGAACTATATTAGAAGAAAGCGACAATTCCGGACAAGAAAACACATAACTAGTCCGGACACAAAAACAAACTACTTACAGCCTAGCCTATACATAGTCCTATGCATCATAAAAGTGTCACGAGTCATTTGGAAACCCATACATTCGCAAAAAGCAAACACCGTCCG
This genomic interval from Apium graveolens cultivar Ventura chromosome 8, ASM990537v1, whole genome shotgun sequence contains the following:
- the LOC141680352 gene encoding uncharacterized protein LOC141680352; translated protein: MDMNPEPEKDTSPGAWTLKVDGSSKSERSGTRLILKSLEGFTVQTAISSGFPATNNKAEYEALIARLKLSRTLRVQDLKIYSDSQIVVKQTNGEYIAKDPTLAKY
- the LOC141680353 gene encoding uncharacterized protein LOC141680353, with the translated sequence MTPFINYLEKRELPEDKGKAQRLKAKVAKFFLEEGVLYRMTFSSPILKCIDPEEAKYCLAEVHEGICGDHMSAKALSHKIIRQGYYWPTIHQDAIEFVKKCKECQLFSIVSRISPVLPSLLT